Proteins encoded in a region of the Streptomyces sp. NBC_00258 genome:
- a CDS encoding Zn-ribbon domain-containing OB-fold protein: MPEVLKAPLVVEFPFTRSLGPVQSAFLTGLRERVVLGVRTRDGRTLVPPVEYDPVTSDDLDELVEVASTGTVTTWAWNHEPRRGQPLDTPFAWVLVQLDGSDTGLLHVLDVPGPDAVHTGMRVRVRWAEERSGAITDIACFEPHDGAGAELTGSDGRFEDMVTGIVAPARLDYTYSPGRAQSGYINALSDRRAVGERCPSCRKVYVPPRGACPTCGVATSEQVEVGPRGTLTTYCIVNIKAKNLDIEVPYVYGHIALDGADLALHGRIGGIPYDQVRMGLRVEPVWTDGGRYPDHYRPTGEPDADYDTYKELV, encoded by the coding sequence GTGCCCGAAGTCCTCAAAGCACCCCTGGTTGTCGAATTCCCCTTCACCCGATCCCTCGGGCCCGTCCAGAGTGCGTTTCTCACCGGGCTGCGGGAGCGGGTCGTGCTCGGGGTGCGGACCCGCGACGGGCGGACGCTGGTGCCGCCCGTCGAGTACGACCCCGTCACCTCCGACGATCTCGACGAGCTGGTCGAGGTCGCGTCCACCGGGACCGTCACCACGTGGGCCTGGAACCACGAACCCCGCCGGGGCCAGCCGCTGGACACGCCGTTCGCCTGGGTCCTGGTGCAACTGGACGGCTCCGACACCGGCCTGCTGCACGTGCTCGACGTTCCGGGCCCCGACGCCGTACACACCGGGATGCGGGTCCGCGTCCGGTGGGCAGAGGAACGTTCGGGGGCCATCACGGACATCGCCTGCTTCGAACCCCACGACGGTGCCGGCGCCGAACTCACCGGCAGTGACGGGCGGTTCGAGGACATGGTGACCGGCATAGTGGCGCCCGCCCGCCTCGACTACACCTACTCGCCCGGCCGCGCCCAGTCCGGCTACATCAACGCGCTCTCCGACCGGCGGGCCGTCGGTGAGCGCTGCCCGTCCTGCCGCAAGGTGTACGTCCCGCCGAGGGGTGCGTGCCCCACATGTGGTGTGGCCACATCGGAACAGGTGGAAGTAGGGCCGCGCGGCACACTCACCACGTACTGCATCGTCAACATCAAAGCGAAGAACCTCGACATCGAAGTGCCCTACGTCTACGGGCACATCGCCCTGGACGGCGCCGACCTCGCACTGCACGGACGCATCGGCGGAATCCCCTACGACCAGGTGCGCATGGGCCTGCGCGTCGAGCCGGTGTGGACGGACGGGGGCCGCTACCCCGACCACTACCGCCCCACCGGCGAACCCGACGCGGACTACGACACGTACAAGGAGCTGGTGTAG
- a CDS encoding crotonase/enoyl-CoA hydratase family protein — protein MGGTEHLTVQREGATLVLTLNRPEAKNALSLPMLVGLYDGWVEADADDAIRSIILTGAGGAFCAGMDLKALAGKGMEGQQYRDRLKADPDLHWKAMLRHHRPRKPVISAVEGHCVAGGTEILQGTDIRVAGESATFGLFEVKRGLFPIGGSTVRLQRQIPRTHALEMLLTGRAYSAREAAGIGLIGHVVPDGTALEKALAIAGQINACGPLAVEAVKASVYETAEMSESDGLAAELKRGWPVFDTADAKEGSRAFAERRPPVYRRE, from the coding sequence ATGGGTGGGACGGAACACCTCACCGTGCAGCGCGAAGGCGCCACACTGGTGCTCACGCTCAACAGGCCCGAGGCCAAGAACGCGCTCTCGCTGCCGATGCTGGTCGGTCTGTACGACGGCTGGGTCGAGGCCGACGCGGACGACGCCATCCGCTCGATCATCCTCACCGGCGCGGGTGGCGCGTTCTGTGCCGGCATGGACCTCAAGGCCCTCGCGGGCAAGGGGATGGAGGGCCAGCAGTACCGGGACCGCCTCAAGGCCGACCCCGATCTGCACTGGAAGGCGATGCTGCGGCACCACCGGCCCCGCAAACCCGTGATCTCCGCGGTCGAGGGCCACTGTGTCGCCGGCGGGACGGAGATCCTCCAGGGGACCGACATCCGGGTCGCGGGGGAGTCCGCCACGTTCGGGCTCTTCGAGGTGAAGCGCGGTCTGTTCCCGATCGGTGGTTCGACGGTCCGCCTCCAGCGGCAGATTCCGCGGACGCACGCGCTGGAGATGCTGCTCACCGGCCGTGCCTATTCGGCGCGGGAGGCCGCCGGCATCGGTCTGATCGGGCATGTCGTCCCCGACGGGACGGCCCTGGAGAAGGCCCTCGCCATCGCCGGGCAGATCAACGCCTGTGGGCCGCTCGCCGTCGAGGCCGTCAAGGCGTCCGTGTACGAGACCGCCGAGATGAGCGAGTCGGACGGGCTTGCCGCCGAGCTGAAGCGGGGGTGGCCGGTCTTCGACACGGCCGATGCGAAGGAGGGTTCGCGGGCCTTCGCGGAGCGGCGTCCGCCGGTTTATCGGCGGGAGTGA
- a CDS encoding thiolase domain-containing protein, protein MPAPRPLRDIAVVAFAQTDHLRTTDELSEVEMLMPVLHEVLDRTGLKTSDIGFTCSGSSDYLAGRAFSFTMALDGVGAWPPISESHVEMDGAWALYEAWTKLLTGEADTALVYAYGKSSPGSVRDVLTRQLDPYYVAPLWPDSIALAALQAQALIDAGDTDEPALAAVADRSRASAADNSHAQLRGSVPRGDYAVRPLRTGDCPPIGDGAAAVILAAGERARELCERPAWIRGIDHRIEAHGLGVRDLTDSPSSRLAAERAGAFEQPVDTAELHAPFSSQEVVLRKALRLDDSVDVNPSGGPLAANPIMAAGLIRIGEAAARIHRGDSDRALAHATSGPCLQQNLVAVLEGDPR, encoded by the coding sequence ATGCCCGCGCCGAGGCCGCTGAGGGACATCGCCGTCGTCGCCTTCGCCCAGACCGACCATCTGCGCACCACCGACGAGCTCTCCGAGGTGGAGATGCTCATGCCCGTCCTGCACGAGGTCCTGGACCGGACCGGGCTCAAGACCAGCGACATCGGCTTCACCTGCTCCGGCTCCTCCGACTATCTCGCCGGCCGCGCCTTCTCCTTCACGATGGCACTCGACGGTGTCGGCGCCTGGCCGCCGATCTCCGAGTCGCACGTGGAGATGGACGGGGCGTGGGCGCTGTACGAGGCCTGGACGAAACTCCTCACCGGCGAGGCCGACACCGCGCTCGTGTACGCGTACGGCAAGTCGTCACCCGGCTCCGTGCGCGACGTACTGACCCGGCAACTGGACCCGTACTACGTGGCACCCCTGTGGCCGGACTCCATAGCCCTGGCCGCTCTGCAGGCACAGGCCCTCATCGACGCGGGCGACACGGACGAGCCCGCGCTCGCCGCCGTCGCCGACCGCAGCCGTGCCTCTGCCGCGGACAACTCCCATGCGCAGCTGAGGGGTTCGGTGCCGCGGGGCGACTACGCCGTACGTCCTCTCCGTACCGGCGACTGCCCTCCCATCGGTGACGGAGCGGCCGCGGTGATCCTCGCCGCGGGGGAGCGGGCCCGTGAACTGTGCGAGCGGCCCGCCTGGATCCGGGGCATCGACCACCGCATCGAGGCACACGGCCTCGGCGTGCGGGACCTGACCGACTCGCCCTCCTCGCGACTGGCGGCGGAACGGGCCGGGGCCTTCGAACAGCCCGTCGACACCGCCGAGTTGCACGCCCCGTTCAGCTCCCAGGAGGTCGTGCTGCGCAAGGCCCTGCGGCTGGACGACAGTGTCGACGTCAACCCGTCCGGGGGGCCGCTCGCCGCCAACCCCATCATGGCCGCGGGGCTCATCCGCATCGGCGAGGCGGCCGCCCGGATCCATCGCGGCGACTCCGACCGGGCGTTGGCGCACGCCACTTCGGGTCCGTGTCTGCAACAGAACCTGGTCGCCGTACTGGAGGGAGACCCGCGATGA
- a CDS encoding acyl-CoA synthetase — protein sequence MEYNLADLFESVVDVVPDREALVYIDHPGTGAERRLTYAELDAAANRVAHHLIDSGIRPGEHLGLHLYNGIEYLQTVLGCLKARVVPVNVNYRYVEEELVYLYRDADLAALVFDTEFTERVAAALPRASALRHLVRVGAPAPDAPSLPTVDFADIEASGSSERGFPPRSPDDQFIIYTGGTTGMPKGVMWRQEDLFFSGLGGGAPTGEPVKTPEELAERVAAGGEGITFFPTPPLMHGTSTLTAFIGFNFGQRIVIHRKFVPEEVLRTIEKEKVTSMSLVGDAMLRPLIDALNGPMKGTDTSSMFSVSSSGAIMSETVRAQFQALIPNVMLLNNFGSSESGFNGTATEDSGPDRGFRIRVNSRTQVVDPATYEPVPVGEVGRVAQRGHVPLGYYNDPKKTAETFFEKDGARWVLLGDMATVDEEGVVTVLGRGSQCINTGGEKVYPEEVEQALKSHPDVYDALVAGVPDEKWGNHVAAVVQLRTGAGQPSLDDIQIHCRTHLAGYKIPRQLVITDSIQRSPSGKADYRWARSVAAEAAH from the coding sequence GTGGAGTACAACCTTGCCGACCTGTTCGAGTCGGTCGTCGACGTGGTCCCCGACCGCGAGGCGCTCGTCTACATCGACCACCCCGGTACGGGTGCGGAGCGCCGGCTCACCTATGCAGAACTGGACGCGGCGGCCAACCGCGTCGCCCACCACCTGATCGACAGCGGCATACGCCCTGGTGAGCATCTCGGGCTGCATCTCTACAACGGCATCGAGTATCTCCAGACCGTCCTCGGCTGCCTCAAGGCGAGGGTCGTGCCGGTCAACGTCAACTACCGATACGTGGAAGAGGAGTTGGTCTACCTCTACCGGGACGCGGATCTGGCGGCACTGGTCTTCGACACGGAGTTCACCGAACGGGTCGCGGCGGCACTGCCACGCGCCTCGGCGCTGCGGCATCTCGTGCGGGTCGGCGCCCCCGCCCCGGACGCACCCTCACTGCCGACGGTGGACTTCGCCGACATCGAGGCCTCCGGATCGTCCGAGCGCGGCTTCCCGCCCCGCTCCCCCGACGACCAGTTCATCATCTACACCGGTGGCACGACCGGAATGCCCAAGGGCGTGATGTGGCGTCAGGAGGACCTGTTCTTCTCGGGGTTGGGCGGTGGCGCTCCGACCGGCGAGCCGGTGAAGACGCCTGAGGAACTCGCCGAGCGGGTCGCGGCCGGCGGCGAGGGGATCACCTTCTTCCCCACGCCACCACTGATGCACGGCACCTCGACCCTCACCGCCTTCATCGGCTTCAACTTCGGCCAGCGCATCGTGATCCACCGCAAGTTCGTGCCCGAGGAGGTGCTGCGGACCATTGAGAAGGAGAAGGTCACCAGCATGTCGCTGGTCGGTGACGCGATGCTGCGGCCCCTCATCGACGCGCTGAACGGGCCCATGAAGGGCACCGACACCTCGTCCATGTTCAGCGTCTCCTCCTCCGGCGCGATCATGTCGGAGACGGTGCGCGCGCAGTTCCAGGCGCTCATTCCGAACGTGATGCTGCTCAACAACTTCGGTTCCTCCGAGTCCGGCTTCAACGGCACGGCGACGGAGGACTCGGGCCCCGACCGCGGGTTCCGGATTCGCGTCAACTCCCGTACGCAGGTGGTGGATCCGGCGACGTACGAGCCGGTCCCCGTCGGCGAGGTGGGTCGCGTGGCCCAGCGCGGCCATGTGCCCCTCGGCTACTACAACGACCCCAAGAAGACCGCCGAGACCTTCTTCGAGAAGGACGGCGCCCGGTGGGTGCTGCTCGGCGACATGGCGACCGTCGACGAGGAGGGTGTCGTCACGGTCCTCGGGCGCGGTTCGCAGTGCATCAACACCGGCGGCGAGAAGGTGTATCCGGAGGAGGTCGAGCAGGCGCTCAAGTCGCATCCCGATGTGTACGACGCCCTGGTCGCCGGAGTACCCGACGAGAAGTGGGGCAACCACGTGGCGGCCGTGGTGCAGCTGCGCACCGGCGCCGGGCAGCCGTCCCTGGACGACATCCAGATCCACTGCCGCACCCATCTCGCGGGCTACAAGATCCCACGCCAGCTGGTGATCACGGACTCCATCCAGCGCTCCCCGAGCGGCAAGGCCGACTACCGGTGGGCACGCTCGGTGGCGGCGGAGGCCGCTCACTAG